A stretch of the Deinococcus sp. Leaf326 genome encodes the following:
- a CDS encoding RNHCP domain-containing protein, whose amino-acid sequence MSGRRFTVQGTNNAFTCQSCGGEVRPLRNGSVRNHCPHCLHSLHVDVLPGDRASECHGDLVPVGVEHSGKKGWIVLHRCARCGHLGRNRAALDDPEQPDDWEVLVALSKAVSRD is encoded by the coding sequence GTGAGCGGCCGGCGCTTCACGGTGCAGGGCACTAACAACGCCTTCACCTGCCAGTCCTGCGGAGGCGAGGTGCGGCCACTGCGCAACGGCTCGGTGCGCAACCACTGCCCGCACTGCCTGCACAGCCTGCACGTGGACGTGCTGCCCGGTGACCGCGCCAGCGAGTGTCACGGCGACCTCGTGCCGGTGGGGGTCGAGCACAGCGGCAAGAAGGGCTGGATCGTGCTGCACCGCTGCGCCAGGTGCGGTCATCTGGGCCGCAACCGCGCCGCCCTCGACGACCCGGAGCAGCCCGACGACTGGGAGGTTCTCGTCGCCCTGAGCAAGGCGGTCAGCCGGGACTAG
- a CDS encoding phospholipase D-like domain-containing protein: protein MRLVSVLGLLLLIAGLLPKLPGGAAWFLPAGVTILTSPLPAPDLAALDGAGLNTCPPPEARLDRLLYMRTRGEGAALSCGNEVLGLIHFPNPDPAYSDQPANPQGGFALVEAQLRTARREIVIANMLWEEGQDSPGAAIARTLAELRRDVRARPEHYPQGLTVRVLLGHSIRLGDLTDPAANAFTAARQLLAAGIPLTGDDVPGWRLELADYRYAAPHQHAKLVVVDGQDVLAGGFNLSWMHLPSTVRAPDAPQGGGQDLTDLALRVRGPVARQALAAFADGWSHSTVLKCRAVPTPQTVRELCAFTAEGRMPLTWDAPAPAQGTARVYGLYRRSGYETQDETVTELFGAAERSIDVMQSQVSGTLGCSLSLTLPGLCRFPEDQLPVWRAAVQAVRGHGVTLRLLLDHDPLLQVEGLSLLGSLRAALAPEGLAGHVQARWFAGAGGLHAKAALIDGEMLTVGSQNLHFSAFGPSGLSEYTLATSDPTTLRAFGRQFEYEWARARPVTLPVWSP, encoded by the coding sequence GTGCGTTTGGTGTCGGTGCTGGGGCTGCTGCTGTTGATCGCCGGCCTGCTGCCGAAGCTGCCGGGCGGCGCGGCGTGGTTCCTGCCCGCCGGGGTCACCATCCTGACCTCTCCCCTGCCGGCCCCGGACCTCGCTGCCCTGGACGGCGCAGGCCTGAACACCTGCCCCCCGCCGGAAGCCCGGCTTGACCGGCTGCTCTACATGCGCACGCGCGGCGAGGGCGCGGCCCTGAGCTGCGGCAACGAGGTTCTGGGCCTGATCCACTTTCCCAACCCCGACCCGGCCTATAGCGACCAGCCCGCCAACCCGCAGGGCGGCTTCGCGCTGGTCGAGGCGCAGCTACGTACGGCGCGGCGCGAGATCGTCATCGCCAACATGCTGTGGGAAGAGGGTCAGGACTCGCCCGGCGCCGCCATTGCCCGCACGCTGGCGGAGCTGCGCCGCGACGTGCGGGCCCGCCCCGAGCACTATCCCCAGGGCCTGACAGTACGCGTACTGCTGGGCCACTCCATCCGGCTGGGCGACCTGACCGACCCCGCCGCCAACGCCTTCACGGCCGCGCGGCAGCTGCTGGCCGCCGGGATTCCCCTGACCGGCGACGACGTGCCCGGCTGGCGGCTGGAGCTGGCCGACTACCGCTACGCCGCGCCGCACCAGCACGCCAAACTGGTGGTCGTGGACGGTCAGGACGTCCTGGCCGGGGGCTTCAACCTGAGCTGGATGCACCTGCCGTCTACAGTCCGCGCCCCGGATGCCCCGCAGGGCGGTGGCCAGGACCTCACCGACCTCGCGCTGCGCGTGCGTGGCCCGGTCGCGCGGCAGGCCCTGGCCGCCTTCGCCGACGGCTGGTCCCACAGCACGGTCCTGAAGTGCCGCGCCGTCCCCACCCCCCAGACCGTGCGGGAGCTCTGCGCGTTTACCGCAGAGGGCCGGATGCCACTGACCTGGGACGCCCCCGCCCCCGCCCAGGGCACAGCGCGCGTCTACGGCCTGTACCGCCGCAGCGGATACGAGACCCAGGACGAGACGGTGACCGAACTGTTCGGCGCGGCCGAGCGCAGCATTGACGTGATGCAGTCGCAGGTGAGCGGCACGCTGGGATGCAGCCTGAGCCTGACCCTGCCGGGCCTGTGCCGCTTTCCAGAAGATCAGCTGCCGGTGTGGCGCGCGGCCGTGCAGGCCGTCCGGGGACACGGCGTGACACTGCGGCTGCTCCTCGACCACGACCCCCTGCTCCAGGTCGAGGGGCTCTCGCTGCTGGGCAGCCTGCGCGCGGCGCTGGCCCCGGAGGGCCTGGCCGGGCACGTCCAGGCACGCTGGTTCGCCGGAGCGGGCGGCCTGCACGCCAAGGCCGCCCTCATTGACGGCGAGATGCTCACGGTGGGCAGCCAGAACCTGCACTTCAGCGCCTTCGGCCCGAGCGGCCTGAGCGAGTACACCCTGGCGACGAGTGACCCAACCACTCTGCGCGCCTTCGGGCGGCAGTTCGAGTACGAGTGGGCACGCGCCCGGCCGGTGACGCTGCCGGTCTGGTCGCCCTGA
- a CDS encoding MOSC domain-containing protein — translation MNVRILSVQVGRPASVQIGGRAVTSGIDKRPVPGRVPVGSLGLGGDHVLNTRHHGGPDQAVYLYTAPDYDRWAEVLGERPAPGTFGENVLLSGLESAEVRIGTQLDCGDARLEVTAARIPCATLAARMGDPTFVKRFAAVRRPGLYARVLRPGTLGADDAVTVHSAAEGAPTVGEIFDLWFARQRDPDRLRALLAYPLASRLRDDVEGWLAGK, via the coding sequence ATGAACGTGCGAATCCTCAGCGTACAGGTGGGCCGTCCCGCATCCGTTCAGATCGGCGGCCGGGCCGTCACGAGCGGAATCGACAAACGGCCGGTGCCGGGGCGCGTGCCGGTGGGTAGCCTGGGGCTGGGCGGTGATCATGTGCTCAACACCCGTCACCACGGCGGCCCCGACCAGGCGGTGTACCTGTATACGGCCCCCGACTATGACCGCTGGGCCGAGGTCCTGGGCGAGCGGCCTGCCCCTGGCACCTTCGGCGAGAACGTGCTCCTGAGTGGCCTGGAATCGGCTGAGGTAAGGATCGGCACGCAGCTCGACTGCGGCGACGCCCGGCTGGAAGTCACGGCGGCGCGCATTCCCTGCGCCACGCTGGCCGCGCGTATGGGCGACCCCACGTTCGTCAAACGTTTTGCCGCCGTGCGCCGCCCCGGACTGTACGCCCGCGTGCTACGCCCCGGTACGCTGGGCGCGGACGACGCCGTGACCGTTCATTCGGCCGCGGAGGGAGCACCCACCGTGGGCGAGATCTTCGACCTGTGGTTCGCCCGGCAGCGCGACCCTGACCGCCTGCGCGCCCTGCTCGCGTACCCGCTGGCCTCGCGCCTGCGGGACGACGTCGAGGGCTGGCTGGCCGGGAAGTAG
- a CDS encoding LacI family DNA-binding transcriptional regulator: MRKPTIQDVARTAGVGVGTVSRVLNNHTAVKDTTREAVLRAIADLEYTPNPHARRIAGGKSYTISVLLPVVTTEFYVRLLDGLETAFQAARYDVAIFPLLDRSRLERYLGSHTLAYQADGLVMATYNLTGLFDQHRLRTQQPTVLVDAYSPAADCAYMDNVSGGRVAGEYACTLPGTLYAMWVETELDQLFTTRVFEDRRSGFCEALSAAGRPLKAEYVSSFDNLAARRTATRLLDEAELPCTVFASADLLAAALIDEAQERGLVPGEDVRVIGFDDQPWAESRGLTTLHQPVEKMGQEAAALLLSRLSGHQGPPRARKFSPVLVKRRSA; this comes from the coding sequence ATGCGAAAACCCACCATTCAAGACGTGGCCCGGACGGCGGGCGTGGGCGTCGGCACCGTGTCCCGCGTGCTGAACAACCACACGGCCGTCAAGGACACCACCCGTGAGGCCGTGCTGCGGGCCATTGCGGACCTCGAGTACACGCCCAATCCCCACGCCCGCCGCATCGCCGGGGGCAAGAGCTACACCATCAGCGTGCTGCTGCCGGTCGTGACCACCGAGTTCTACGTGCGCCTGCTCGACGGCCTGGAGACGGCCTTTCAGGCGGCGCGCTACGACGTGGCGATCTTTCCGCTGCTTGACCGCTCGCGTCTGGAACGCTACCTGGGGTCGCACACCCTGGCCTATCAGGCCGACGGCCTGGTCATGGCGACCTACAACCTCACGGGGCTGTTCGACCAGCACCGGCTGCGCACCCAGCAGCCCACCGTACTCGTGGACGCCTACTCGCCGGCGGCCGACTGCGCCTACATGGACAACGTCAGCGGCGGGCGCGTGGCGGGCGAGTACGCCTGCACGCTGCCGGGCACGCTGTACGCCATGTGGGTCGAGACCGAACTCGACCAGCTGTTCACCACCCGCGTCTTCGAGGACCGCCGCAGCGGCTTTTGCGAGGCGCTGAGCGCCGCCGGGCGTCCCCTGAAGGCCGAGTACGTCTCCAGCTTCGACAACCTCGCCGCCCGCCGCACCGCCACGCGCCTGCTCGACGAGGCCGAGCTGCCCTGTACGGTCTTCGCCTCGGCCGACCTGCTGGCGGCCGCTCTGATCGACGAAGCCCAGGAGCGCGGCCTGGTTCCCGGCGAGGACGTGCGGGTCATCGGTTTCGACGACCAGCCCTGGGCCGAGAGCCGGGGCCTGACCACGCTGCACCAGCCGGTCGAGAAGATGGGTCAGGAGGCGGCCGCCCTGCTTCTCTCCCGTCTGAGCGGCCACCAGGGGCCCCCACGCGCCCGCAAGTTCTCGCCGGTCCTGGTCAAGCGCAGAAGCGCCTGA
- a CDS encoding copper chaperone PCu(A)C, with the protein MSELPLFLRRSVLAASLAYAALTLLPAALAQHAGHTMPMPGPAKTAPAPASSAPLPLRASAATVVAVPPGIGETSVFLTLTNTGAQPLKITGARSDVAGRAMLMNTVKSGAMTGMKMTAALVVPARGQLVLSATGDHLMLMDLKRSLKVGETLKVVLSTADGRRLTVSATVRKP; encoded by the coding sequence ATGTCCGAATTGCCCCTGTTCCTTCGCCGGTCCGTCCTGGCCGCTTCCCTGGCCTACGCCGCCCTGACCCTCCTGCCGGCGGCACTGGCCCAGCACGCGGGTCACACGATGCCCATGCCCGGTCCGGCCAAAACGGCCCCGGCGCCCGCGTCCAGCGCGCCCCTGCCGCTGCGGGCCAGCGCGGCGACCGTCGTCGCGGTGCCGCCGGGCATCGGGGAGACCTCGGTGTTCCTGACCCTGACCAACACGGGCGCCCAGCCCCTGAAGATCACCGGGGCGCGCAGCGACGTGGCGGGCCGCGCCATGCTCATGAACACGGTCAAGTCCGGAGCCATGACCGGTATGAAGATGACGGCCGCCCTGGTGGTGCCCGCGCGCGGCCAGCTGGTCCTGAGCGCGACCGGCGACCACCTCATGCTCATGGACCTGAAGCGCAGCCTGAAGGTGGGCGAGACGCTGAAGGTGGTTCTCTCCACTGCGGACGGCCGTCGCCTGACGGTGAGCGCCACGGTCCGGAAGCCCTGA
- a CDS encoding SCO family protein — protein sequence MAAVAVALLLGGVWGYTRLKSPYPFFGTAYDARPAAAAFTGTDQDNRAFSFTPDGKTTTALFFGFTHCPNICPLSLTYLTKVRQSLPAAEQENFRVMMVSVDPSRDTPTRLREYATFFGKATAVNVPEPQLAAVARAYGVGYEKADVKSPDEYQINHTTASYLIDRNGKLRALWDYSQLPQVERVTADVRYVMQNPAP from the coding sequence ATGGCGGCGGTGGCCGTCGCGCTGCTCCTGGGCGGCGTGTGGGGGTATACCCGCCTGAAAAGTCCGTATCCCTTTTTCGGCACGGCCTACGACGCGCGCCCGGCCGCTGCGGCCTTTACGGGTACCGACCAGGACAACCGGGCCTTTTCGTTCACGCCGGACGGCAAGACCACCACGGCGCTGTTTTTCGGCTTCACGCACTGCCCCAACATCTGTCCGCTGAGCCTGACCTACCTCACCAAGGTGCGCCAGAGCCTGCCTGCGGCCGAGCAGGAAAACTTCCGCGTGATGATGGTCAGCGTGGATCCGTCGCGCGACACGCCCACGCGGCTGCGTGAGTACGCGACCTTTTTCGGCAAGGCGACCGCCGTGAACGTGCCCGAGCCGCAACTGGCCGCCGTGGCCCGCGCCTACGGGGTCGGCTACGAGAAGGCCGACGTGAAGTCGCCGGACGAGTACCAGATCAACCACACGACCGCCTCGTATCTCATCGACCGCAACGGCAAGCTGCGCGCCCTGTGGGACTACAGCCAGCTGCCACAGGTGGAGCGCGTGACGGCCGACGTGCGCTACGTCATGCAGAACCCCGCACCATGA
- a CDS encoding cytochrome c oxidase assembly protein, which translates to MSAAGVGGLGAAGGVNLRPGLGELLALTPDWPMLVAALVMGALYFWRFAAARRSEAGRARWPVWKAVLFGLGTLLWLLVTQSRASALTGQSMALYMGRLMVLAEVVPPLLVLGLPGGVALDPRRGLGRALGLLLDPWVALALWAAVVIFWNVPAGFNASVVSNSATQLLPALYLLSSLLVWAVVLRPLPAVQPASIGSRGWFGLLAALPMMSVAAVWLYSPRVLYTPYVNALCLWDLTPLQNQQLSGWIMMVAGIPAMALALVQLMAWLIRLADGDSMPKPPAR; encoded by the coding sequence ATGAGCGCCGCCGGAGTGGGGGGGCTGGGAGCAGCGGGCGGCGTGAACCTGCGCCCCGGCCTGGGCGAACTTCTGGCCCTGACCCCCGACTGGCCGATGCTGGTCGCTGCACTTGTGATGGGGGCGCTGTACTTCTGGCGTTTCGCCGCCGCCCGGCGCAGCGAGGCAGGCCGGGCGCGCTGGCCCGTGTGGAAGGCCGTGCTGTTCGGCCTGGGCACGCTGCTGTGGCTGCTGGTCACGCAGAGCCGCGCCAGCGCCCTGACGGGCCAGAGCATGGCGCTGTACATGGGCCGCCTGATGGTGCTTGCCGAGGTGGTGCCGCCCCTGCTGGTGCTGGGGCTGCCGGGCGGCGTGGCCCTGGACCCACGGCGGGGGCTGGGGCGCGCGCTGGGGCTGCTCCTCGACCCCTGGGTGGCCCTGGCGCTGTGGGCGGCAGTGGTCATCTTCTGGAACGTGCCGGCCGGCTTCAATGCCAGCGTCGTGAGCAACTCGGCGACGCAGCTTCTGCCCGCGCTGTACCTGCTCAGCAGCCTGCTCGTGTGGGCGGTGGTGCTGCGGCCCCTGCCCGCCGTGCAGCCGGCCAGTATCGGGTCGCGCGGGTGGTTCGGGCTGCTCGCCGCGCTGCCGATGATGTCGGTCGCGGCCGTGTGGCTCTACTCGCCGCGCGTGCTGTATACCCCCTACGTCAATGCCCTGTGCCTGTGGGACCTGACCCCGCTGCAAAACCAGCAGCTCTCGGGCTGGATCATGATGGTGGCGGGCATCCCGGCGATGGCACTAGCGTTGGTGCAGCTCATGGCGTGGCTGATCCGGCTGGCCGACGGCGACTCCATGCCCAAGCCGCCCGCCCGCTGA
- a CDS encoding DIP1984 family protein, with translation MKLAEALIERADLQKRAAQLQVRLQNNLKVQEGEVPAEDPRQLLQEFYDVAAALETLLPRIHRANLGTTLANGQTLTDVLVSRDLLDLRLNTLRQLVAGVSTSQERYARSELRLVATLPARDLQAQADALAKARRELEVQIQQANWQTELP, from the coding sequence ATGAAACTCGCCGAGGCCCTCATCGAACGCGCCGACCTGCAAAAACGCGCCGCGCAGCTTCAGGTCCGTCTCCAGAACAACCTCAAGGTGCAGGAGGGCGAGGTCCCCGCCGAGGACCCCCGCCAACTGCTTCAGGAGTTCTACGACGTGGCGGCGGCCCTGGAAACGCTGCTGCCGCGTATTCACCGGGCGAATCTGGGGACCACGCTGGCGAACGGGCAGACCCTCACGGACGTCCTGGTCAGCCGTGATCTGCTTGACCTGCGGCTGAACACCCTGCGTCAGCTGGTCGCCGGCGTGAGCACCTCGCAGGAGCGGTATGCCCGCAGCGAACTGCGGCTGGTGGCGACCCTGCCCGCCCGCGACCTGCAGGCGCAGGCCGACGCGCTCGCCAAGGCCCGCCGCGAACTCGAAGTCCAGATCCAGCAGGCCAACTGGCAGACCGAGCTGCCCTGA
- a CDS encoding replication-associated recombination protein A, which translates to MTLFDPPAPLAERLRPHSVAEVVGQSKLLGPGRPLTRLLASGRLGSLILWGPPGVGKTTLARLIAGEVGAHFVPLSAVTAGVKDVREAVTEAERIRGRGQKTILFLDEIHRFNKAQQDALLPHVESGLLTLIGATTENPSFEVNPALRSRARTLVLEALSQEEIRGLLDRALTDPRGLPGVGAEPGALDLLARLADGDARRALSTLDIAATLSDPVTEEAVTEAFGRHLPQMDKNGEDFYNLISALHKSVRGSHVDGALYWLARMIEGGADAMYVARRVVRMAAEDIGLADPQALRLAVAARDTVEFLGSPEGDLALAQAVVYLALAPKSNSVYVAWKRALDAVREGETLPIPLHLRNAPTALMRQQGYGQGYAYYFDDPQGSFAQDYLPGGAQLGLYAPTGEGWEARVQERWRKLQEAHGEGAGPEAPEDSGP; encoded by the coding sequence ATGACCCTGTTCGACCCGCCCGCCCCACTGGCCGAGCGCCTGCGTCCCCACAGCGTGGCCGAGGTGGTGGGCCAGAGCAAGCTGCTGGGGCCGGGCCGGCCGCTGACCCGCCTGCTGGCCTCGGGCCGCCTGGGCAGCCTGATCCTGTGGGGACCGCCGGGCGTGGGCAAGACGACGCTCGCGCGCCTCATCGCCGGGGAGGTCGGGGCCCACTTCGTGCCGCTGTCGGCCGTCACCGCGGGGGTCAAGGACGTGCGCGAGGCGGTGACCGAGGCCGAGCGGATACGCGGGCGCGGCCAGAAGACCATCCTCTTTCTCGACGAAATCCACCGCTTCAACAAGGCGCAGCAGGACGCCCTGCTGCCCCACGTCGAGTCGGGACTGCTCACCCTGATCGGCGCGACGACCGAGAATCCCAGCTTCGAGGTAAATCCGGCGCTGCGTTCGCGCGCCCGGACCCTGGTGCTCGAGGCCCTGAGCCAGGAGGAGATTCGCGGCCTGCTGGACCGCGCCCTGACCGACCCGCGCGGCCTGCCGGGCGTGGGGGCCGAGCCCGGCGCGCTGGACCTGCTGGCCCGGCTGGCCGACGGCGACGCCCGGCGGGCCCTGAGCACCCTGGACATCGCCGCGACCCTGAGCGACCCCGTGACCGAGGAGGCCGTCACCGAGGCCTTTGGGCGGCACCTGCCCCAGATGGACAAGAACGGCGAGGACTTCTACAACCTGATCTCCGCGCTGCACAAGAGCGTGCGCGGCTCGCACGTGGACGGGGCGCTGTACTGGCTGGCCCGCATGATCGAGGGCGGCGCCGACGCCATGTACGTCGCCCGGCGCGTGGTACGCATGGCCGCCGAGGACATCGGGCTGGCCGACCCGCAGGCGCTGCGGCTGGCCGTCGCCGCGCGCGACACCGTGGAATTTCTGGGCAGCCCCGAGGGCGACCTCGCGCTGGCGCAGGCGGTCGTGTACCTGGCCCTCGCGCCCAAGAGCAACAGCGTGTACGTGGCCTGGAAACGCGCGTTGGACGCCGTGCGGGAGGGCGAGACCCTGCCCATTCCCCTGCACCTGCGCAACGCCCCCACCGCCCTGATGCGCCAGCAGGGGTACGGCCAGGGCTACGCCTACTACTTCGACGACCCGCAGGGATCCTTCGCGCAGGACTACCTGCCGGGGGGCGCGCAACTGGGCCTCTATGCCCCGACCGGCGAGGGCTGGGAAGCGCGGGTGCAGGAGCGCTGGCGCAAGTTGCAGGAGGCGCACGGCGAGGGGGCCGGGCCGGAGGCGCCGGAGGACAGCGGCCCGTGA
- the ald gene encoding alanine dehydrogenase, protein MQIGLPKEIKVKENRVALTPGGVGTLVRRSHAVVVERGAGLGSGIADHEYEQAGATLGSAADAWAAEMVVKVKEPVASEYGYLRPDLLLFTYLHLAADRPLTDALMQSGTAAVAYETVQLADGSLPLLMPMSEVAGRLSVQAGAYHLQKPVGGRGVLLGGVPGVQAGHVVIVGGGVVGTNAAKMAMGLGAKVTVLDVSHRRLTYLDDVFFGKLTTMMSSEANIRALLPETDLLVGAVLIPGAKAPHLVTRDMLPLMQEGSVIVDVAVDQGGCVETIHATTHDDPTYLVDGVIHYGVANMPGAVPRTSTFALTNQTLPYALLLADHGLGALNRNPALMRGLNTLRGQLTYAGVAEALELPSVTPEAALAG, encoded by the coding sequence ATGCAAATTGGACTTCCCAAAGAAATCAAGGTCAAGGAAAACCGTGTCGCCCTCACTCCCGGCGGGGTCGGCACCCTGGTCCGGCGCAGCCATGCGGTCGTGGTCGAGCGCGGCGCGGGCCTGGGCAGCGGCATCGCTGATCACGAATACGAGCAGGCCGGCGCCACCCTGGGCAGCGCCGCCGACGCCTGGGCCGCCGAGATGGTGGTCAAGGTCAAGGAGCCGGTCGCCAGCGAGTACGGTTACCTGCGCCCGGACCTGCTGCTGTTCACGTACCTGCACCTCGCCGCCGACCGCCCACTGACCGACGCCCTGATGCAGAGCGGTACGGCCGCCGTCGCCTACGAGACCGTGCAGCTCGCCGACGGCAGCCTGCCCCTCCTGATGCCCATGTCCGAAGTCGCCGGGCGCCTGAGCGTGCAGGCCGGCGCATACCACCTGCAAAAGCCGGTAGGCGGGCGCGGCGTACTGCTCGGCGGCGTGCCGGGCGTGCAGGCCGGCCACGTGGTCATCGTGGGCGGCGGCGTGGTGGGCACCAACGCGGCCAAGATGGCGATGGGCCTGGGCGCCAAGGTGACGGTGCTCGACGTGTCGCACCGCCGCCTGACCTACCTCGACGACGTGTTCTTCGGCAAGTTGACCACCATGATGAGCAGCGAGGCCAACATCCGCGCCCTGCTGCCCGAGACCGACCTGCTCGTCGGCGCGGTGCTCATTCCGGGGGCCAAGGCCCCGCATCTGGTGACGCGCGACATGCTGCCCCTCATGCAGGAGGGCAGCGTCATCGTGGACGTGGCGGTCGACCAGGGCGGCTGCGTGGAGACCATCCACGCGACCACCCATGACGACCCCACCTACCTCGTGGACGGCGTGATCCACTATGGCGTGGCGAACATGCCGGGCGCCGTGCCGCGCACGAGCACCTTCGCCCTGACCAACCAGACCCTGCCCTACGCCCTGCTGCTGGCCGACCACGGCCTCGGCGCCCTGAACCGCAACCCCGCCCTCATGCGCGGCCTGAACACCCTGCGCGGCCAGCTCACCTACGCGGGCGTGGCCGAGGCGCTGGAGCTGCCAAGCGTGACCCCCGAAGCGGCGCTCGCGGGCTGA
- a CDS encoding Lrp/AsnC family transcriptional regulator: MMQRHSSPDLDATDRRILAILQRDARIPNTELADEIGLTPAPTLRRVRRLEEEGVIHRYVALLDPKLVNRDLMVMVRVTLDKQTKQGFEDFAEKMRARPEVLECYLCLGDTDYLLKVCVADLDAYQNFLVEVLAAIPGVRNTDSTIIVKQEKYTTSLPLE, encoded by the coding sequence ATGATGCAGCGCCACTCCTCCCCTGATCTGGACGCCACCGACCGCCGCATTCTGGCCATCCTGCAACGCGACGCGCGCATTCCCAACACCGAACTCGCCGACGAGATCGGCCTGACTCCCGCGCCCACCCTGCGCCGGGTGCGGCGGCTAGAGGAAGAAGGGGTCATCCACCGCTACGTCGCGCTGCTGGACCCCAAACTGGTCAACCGCGACCTCATGGTCATGGTGCGCGTGACGCTCGACAAGCAGACCAAACAGGGCTTTGAGGACTTCGCCGAGAAGATGCGCGCCCGGCCCGAGGTCCTCGAATGCTACCTGTGTCTGGGTGACACCGACTACCTGCTCAAGGTGTGCGTGGCCGATCTCGACGCCTATCAGAACTTTCTGGTCGAAGTGCTCGCGGCCATTCCGGGCGTGCGCAACACCGACAGCACCATCATCGTCAAGCAGGAGAAATACACGACCAGTCTGCCGCTGGAGTGA
- a CDS encoding peptidylprolyl isomerase — MFKRLPLVLIGLSLAACAPMMPAVTRTYTLQPNGTLAATATSTPAVTAPTGTDAQAGTVAPATTTPASSTATSTTPATTTPAATAPATTAAPAASTATIPGFTAVPYLSATRVTTFSGSQNVTDPAKTYRAVMKTAKGDVVLELNAKAAPVAVNNFVFLALNHFYDGTRFHRVIEGFVAQGGDPLSSDPVRQAQWGTGGPGYNFAAEVSNGLRFDRAGVLGMARSASLNSQGSQFYITLAPADFLSGQYTVFGQVLSGQDVVNSLTRTEGAGAGQPDVLNTVEIYVSQ; from the coding sequence ATGTTCAAACGCCTGCCGCTGGTCCTGATCGGTCTGAGCCTCGCCGCCTGCGCGCCCATGATGCCCGCCGTGACGCGCACCTACACGCTGCAGCCCAACGGAACCCTGGCCGCCACGGCCACGAGTACGCCTGCGGTGACCGCCCCCACAGGAACGGATGCCCAGGCGGGTACGGTGGCTCCGGCTACGACTACACCAGCCTCCAGTACGGCCACCTCCACGACGCCAGCCACGACAACGCCTGCGGCGACCGCGCCGGCCACCACTGCTGCCCCTGCCGCCAGCACCGCCACCATTCCGGGCTTTACGGCCGTGCCCTATCTCAGCGCCACGCGCGTGACGACCTTCTCGGGCAGTCAGAACGTCACCGACCCGGCCAAGACCTACCGCGCCGTCATGAAGACCGCCAAGGGAGACGTGGTGCTGGAACTGAACGCCAAGGCCGCGCCGGTGGCCGTGAACAACTTCGTGTTCCTGGCGCTGAACCACTTCTACGACGGCACGCGCTTTCACCGCGTGATCGAGGGCTTCGTGGCGCAGGGGGGCGATCCGCTCAGCAGCGACCCCGTCCGGCAGGCCCAGTGGGGCACCGGTGGTCCCGGCTACAACTTCGCCGCCGAGGTGAGCAACGGCCTGCGGTTCGACAGGGCCGGGGTGCTGGGTATGGCGCGCTCCGCCAGCCTCAACTCGCAGGGCAGCCAGTTCTACATCACGCTGGCGCCCGCCGACTTCCTCAGTGGGCAGTACACCGTATTCGGGCAGGTGCTCTCGGGGCAGGACGTGGTGAACAGCCTGACGCGCACCGAGGGCGCGGGTGCTGGGCAGCCGGACGTGCTGAACACCGTCGAGATCTACGTCTCGCAGTAA
- a CDS encoding phosphatidylserine decarboxylase, whose protein sequence is MRVPRRLLFLGSVVAGAALYVRGVYRYRDPVRLPAPQPGAVLSPADGRVLLVRRITDGQVKGYGAVTDLLGWPQAPAAGWLLGLYVGPLDVQYLYQPVGGEVVRAEFADGLALQGGTGAGSLGLGARLGLLLGQPAELPALGRPRLTFTLRAPAGVEKGTEVTVALPDQGGDAETLNFLRPGDPARVGNKAAYAEGGGLVLVALPEGTTPQVSVGDHVTGAETVLARLS, encoded by the coding sequence ATGCGTGTTCCCCGCCGCCTTCTGTTTCTGGGTTCCGTCGTCGCCGGAGCGGCGCTCTATGTACGTGGGGTCTACCGCTACCGCGACCCCGTGCGCCTGCCGGCCCCTCAGCCCGGCGCCGTTCTCAGTCCCGCCGACGGCCGGGTACTCCTCGTGCGCCGGATCACGGACGGCCAGGTCAAGGGCTACGGCGCGGTCACGGACCTGCTCGGCTGGCCGCAGGCTCCGGCAGCGGGCTGGCTGCTGGGCCTGTACGTCGGGCCGCTGGACGTGCAGTACCTCTATCAGCCGGTGGGCGGCGAGGTCGTGCGCGCGGAATTCGCCGACGGGCTGGCCCTTCAGGGGGGAACGGGAGCCGGCAGCCTGGGCCTGGGGGCCCGCCTGGGCCTCCTGCTGGGCCAGCCCGCCGAGCTGCCCGCGCTGGGCCGTCCGCGCCTGACCTTCACGCTGCGCGCGCCGGCGGGGGTCGAGAAAGGCACCGAGGTGACGGTCGCCCTGCCCGACCAGGGAGGTGACGCCGAAACCCTGAACTTCCTGCGCCCCGGCGACCCGGCCCGCGTGGGCAACAAGGCGGCCTATGCCGAGGGCGGGGGGCTGGTGCTCGTCGCGCTGCCCGAAGGAACGACTCCGCAGGTCAGCGTGGGCGACCACGTGACCGGTGCCGAGACGGTTCTGGCCCGCCTGAGCTGA